Proteins encoded within one genomic window of Candidatus Binataceae bacterium:
- a CDS encoding MFS transporter — protein MDMREDSRERAEVRVSLLRRHRDFRRLWTGETISVFGTRMGDVAVSFAAVIALGATPLQMGMLAAARLVPKLIFSLVAGVWVDRVRRRPLMIGADLGRFALLATIPLAAMLGHLEMKYLYPVILIVGLLDLLFDVAYGAYLPSLVDASDVVEANSKLSASYAAAEVGGFAIAGWLVQILTAPYAILVDALSFIASAVAIRSIEKPELEIAPGRRQRSFFHEAREGIGVMVADRRLYALTAINGIAGLGFATFSTLYMLFVVDELRFRPGPLGVIFAVGGVSSLISSIAAPNIIRRIGEGRGFAIGLALQGASWICVPAARGATMLAALLLIAQQLFGDAGGTVALISGQTILQILVPTRMLGRVRATISFVALASMIVGSIGAGLLAEFVGIRPVMYAGAIGLALAGASLALSSVWSVSATDRAIALPEEVKATAG, from the coding sequence ATGGATATGCGTGAAGATTCTCGCGAGCGCGCCGAGGTGCGGGTGAGCCTGCTCCGGCGGCATCGCGATTTCCGCCGGCTGTGGACCGGCGAAACGATTTCCGTGTTCGGCACAAGGATGGGCGACGTTGCCGTGAGCTTCGCCGCTGTTATCGCGCTCGGTGCGACTCCACTCCAGATGGGAATGCTCGCGGCGGCGCGCCTGGTCCCTAAACTTATCTTCAGTCTCGTCGCCGGAGTGTGGGTCGATCGCGTCCGCCGGCGGCCGCTGATGATTGGCGCCGATCTTGGCCGCTTCGCGCTGCTGGCGACGATTCCGCTCGCCGCGATGCTCGGTCATCTCGAGATGAAGTACCTCTATCCAGTGATTCTCATCGTCGGGCTGCTCGATCTGCTGTTCGATGTCGCCTACGGCGCATATCTGCCGTCGCTCGTCGATGCGTCCGACGTGGTCGAGGCCAACAGTAAGTTGTCCGCGAGCTACGCCGCGGCCGAAGTGGGCGGCTTCGCAATAGCCGGATGGCTGGTGCAGATTCTCACTGCACCCTACGCGATCCTCGTCGATGCGCTCTCGTTCATCGCGTCGGCGGTCGCGATTCGATCGATCGAAAAGCCCGAACTCGAGATTGCGCCGGGCCGTCGTCAACGCAGTTTTTTTCACGAAGCGCGCGAGGGCATCGGAGTCATGGTCGCTGACCGGAGGCTGTACGCGTTGACCGCGATCAACGGAATCGCCGGACTCGGCTTCGCGACGTTCTCGACTTTGTACATGCTGTTCGTCGTCGATGAACTGCGCTTCCGACCAGGCCCGCTCGGTGTGATCTTCGCTGTTGGCGGCGTCAGCTCGCTTATCAGCTCGATCGCGGCGCCGAATATCATCAGGAGAATAGGCGAAGGGCGGGGCTTTGCGATCGGTCTCGCGCTGCAGGGCGCTTCATGGATATGCGTCCCCGCAGCGCGAGGTGCCACGATGCTCGCGGCCTTGCTGCTCATCGCGCAGCAGCTCTTTGGTGACGCGGGCGGCACAGTAGCGCTGATCAGTGGGCAGACGATCCTGCAGATCCTCGTGCCGACGCGGATGCTGGGACGAGTCAGGGCGACGATCTCGTTCGTGGCGCTGGCTTCAATGATCGTCGGCTCGATCGGCGCCGGTCTGCTCGCCGAGTTCGTTGGCATAAGACCGGTGATGTACGCGGGTGCGATCGGCCTCGCGCTCGCGGGCGCTTCGCTCGCTCTATCGTCTGTGTGGTCTGTTAGCGCTACCGATCGCGCGATTGCGTTGCCTGAGGAAGTGAAAGCGACGGCCGGGTGA
- the queA gene encoding tRNA preQ1(34) S-adenosylmethionine ribosyltransferase-isomerase QueA: protein MRLADLDYELPEELIAQEPLDQRDSVRMMVVDRRAKSVENSRFYKMPRLLREGDLIVLNDTRVLPARVFAKKESGGKVELLMIRPVSDAPGGWLAMMRAHRPLKEGARLELSDGHTLVVAKYARHGRPILIAEGEQSIEQILKASGTLALPHYIHRTVEPADFDDYQTVYAEKEGAIAAPTAGLHFTEELFKELADAGIRTARVTLHIGPGTFAPLRAPEVERHTMEAEWFTIPPATQDAIAHAHRVGGRVIAVGTSTTRSLESWAITGDAEGFTGLFIYPGFRFKLIDAMITNFHMPRTTVLAMVMALAGRDLILHAYREAVRHRYRFLSYGDAMLII, encoded by the coding sequence ATGCGACTGGCCGATCTCGATTACGAATTGCCCGAGGAACTGATTGCGCAGGAGCCGCTCGACCAGCGCGACTCGGTGCGCATGATGGTCGTCGATCGGCGCGCGAAGAGTGTCGAGAACTCGCGCTTCTATAAGATGCCGCGCCTTTTGCGCGAGGGCGATTTGATCGTCCTCAACGATACGCGAGTGCTGCCGGCGCGCGTCTTTGCCAAGAAGGAATCAGGCGGCAAGGTAGAGCTGCTAATGATCCGCCCTGTCTCTGACGCGCCCGGCGGATGGCTCGCGATGATGCGGGCGCATCGCCCGCTCAAGGAAGGCGCGCGCCTGGAGCTCAGCGACGGTCACACGCTCGTTGTCGCGAAGTACGCGCGGCACGGCCGTCCGATTCTGATTGCCGAGGGCGAGCAATCCATCGAGCAGATTCTCAAAGCGTCGGGGACACTCGCGCTCCCGCACTATATTCATCGCACGGTCGAGCCCGCCGACTTCGATGACTACCAGACTGTCTATGCTGAGAAGGAAGGCGCGATCGCGGCGCCGACCGCGGGACTTCATTTCACCGAAGAGCTGTTCAAGGAGCTCGCCGACGCGGGAATCCGCACGGCGCGTGTGACTCTGCATATTGGACCGGGCACGTTCGCTCCGCTGCGCGCGCCCGAGGTCGAGCGGCATACGATGGAAGCAGAGTGGTTCACGATTCCGCCTGCGACGCAGGATGCGATCGCGCACGCGCATCGCGTGGGCGGGCGCGTGATCGCAGTCGGCACCAGCACGACGCGCTCGCTCGAATCGTGGGCGATCACGGGCGACGCCGAAGGCTTCACAGGCCTGTTCATTTATCCCGGCTTCCGCTTCAAGCTCATCGACGCGATGATCACGAATTTCCACATGCCGCGCACGACGGTACTTGCGATGGTAATGGCGCTGGCGGGGCGCGATCTGATCCTCCACGCGTATCGCGAAGCCGTGCGCCATCGATATCGCTTCCTCAGCTACGGCGATGCGATGCTGATCATCTAG